A genomic region of Haliaeetus albicilla chromosome 8, bHalAlb1.1, whole genome shotgun sequence contains the following coding sequences:
- the PRDX1 gene encoding peroxiredoxin-1: MSSGKAFIGKPAPDFTATAVMPDGQFKDIKLSDYKGKYVVFFFYPLDFTFVCPTEIIAYSDRADDFKKINCEVIGASVDSHFCHLAWINTPKKQGGLGTMKIPLISDTKRAIAKEYGVLKEDEGIAYRGLFIIDEKGILRQITINDLPVGRSVDETLRLVQAFQFTDKHGEVCPAGWKPGSDTIKPDVQKSKEYFSKQK; the protein is encoded by the exons ATGTCTTCAGGAAAGGCTTTCATTGGAAAACCAGCCCCTGACTTTACTGCCACGGCTGTAATGCCAGATGGACAATTCAAAGACATCAAACTCTCTGACTATAAAG GAAAATATGTTGTGTTCTTCTTCTACCCCCTGGACTTCACTTTTGTCTGTCCAACTGAGATTATTGCATACAGTGACAGAGCTGATGACttcaagaaaattaactgtgaaGTAATTGGAGCTTCTGTTGACTCTCACTTCTGTCACCTTGCCTG GATCAACACTCCTAAGAAACAGGGTGGTTTGGGTACTATGAAAATCCCATTGATTTCTGACACAAAACGTGCCATTGCCAAAGAATATGGAGTACTTAAGGAGGATGAAGGTATTGCATACAG gggtcTGTTCATAATTGATGAGAAGGGGATCTTGAGGCAGATAACAATCAATGATCTTCCTGTTGGCCGTTCTGTTGATGAAACCCTCAGACTTGTGCAGGCCTTCCAGTTTACAGATAAACATGGAGAAG TGTGCCCAGCTGGCTGGAAGCCTGGCAGTGACACAATCAAGCCTGATGTTCAGAAAAGTAAAGAGTATTTCTCCAAGCAGAAATAA
- the MMACHC gene encoding cyanocobalamin reductase / alkylcobalamin dealkylase isoform X2 produces the protein MPRAAGGMEGRVAERLRGALGPLGFEVHAFKVGWYNAILQPGFHLPYPDDTLAFVVLSTPSMFDKALKPFVNKERLKIIRDPVDQCVSHHLSHVKEKFPDQKVDVIFDYEILPSRKPKFLAQTAAHVAGAAYYYQRKDVKLDPWEKKKIYGVCIHPKYGGWFAIRGLLLFPDIQNYFWLKCWLTFQNFPAEL, from the exons ATGCCCCGCGCGGCGGGCGGCATGGAGGGGCGCGTGGCGGAGCGGCTCCGCGGCGCCCTGGGCCCCTTGGGCTTCGAGGTGCACGCCTTCAAG GTTGGATGGTACAATGCTATTCTCCAGCCAGGCTTTCATCTCCCCTACCCAGATGACACACTGGCCTTCGTGGTCCTCAGCACGCCTTCAATGTTTGACAAAGCCCTTAAACCTTTTGTGAACAAAGAACGGTTAAAAATAATCAGGGATCCTGTGGATCAGTGTGTTTCTCATCATTTATCACATGTGAAGGAG AAATTCCCCGACCAAAAGGTGGATGTCATCTTTGATTACGAGATTCTGCCAAGCCGAAAGCCCAAGTTCTTGGCGCAGACAGCTGCCCATGTTGCTGGAGCTGCATATTACTACCAAAGGAAGGATGTGAAACTTGATCCTTGGGAGAAAAAG aagatcTACGGCGTATGTATCCATCCCAAGTATGGTGGCTGGTTTGCTATCCGGGGTCTCCTCCTGTTCCCAGATATTCAG AATTACTTCTGGTTGAAATGTTGGTTGACCTTCCAGAACTTTCCAGCTGAACTGTAA
- the MMACHC gene encoding cyanocobalamin reductase / alkylcobalamin dealkylase isoform X1: protein MPRAAGGMEGRVAERLRGALGPLGFEVHAFKVGWYNAILQPGFHLPYPDDTLAFVVLSTPSMFDKALKPFVNKERLKIIRDPVDQCVSHHLSHVKEKFPDQKVDVIFDYEILPSRKPKFLAQTAAHVAGAAYYYQRKDVKLDPWEKKKIYGVCIHPKYGGWFAIRGLLLFPDIQVPFLEQSAPVDCVSTEEKRIELLELFNFHWQDGRYRDIIEVKERYSEEQKAYFATPPAERFQLLGLTQEAQRGTFH, encoded by the exons ATGCCCCGCGCGGCGGGCGGCATGGAGGGGCGCGTGGCGGAGCGGCTCCGCGGCGCCCTGGGCCCCTTGGGCTTCGAGGTGCACGCCTTCAAG GTTGGATGGTACAATGCTATTCTCCAGCCAGGCTTTCATCTCCCCTACCCAGATGACACACTGGCCTTCGTGGTCCTCAGCACGCCTTCAATGTTTGACAAAGCCCTTAAACCTTTTGTGAACAAAGAACGGTTAAAAATAATCAGGGATCCTGTGGATCAGTGTGTTTCTCATCATTTATCACATGTGAAGGAG AAATTCCCCGACCAAAAGGTGGATGTCATCTTTGATTACGAGATTCTGCCAAGCCGAAAGCCCAAGTTCTTGGCGCAGACAGCTGCCCATGTTGCTGGAGCTGCATATTACTACCAAAGGAAGGATGTGAAACTTGATCCTTGGGAGAAAAAG aagatcTACGGCGTATGTATCCATCCCAAGTATGGTGGCTGGTTTGCTATCCGGGGTCTCCTCCTGTTCCCAGATATTCAGGTACCGTTCCTGGAACAGTCTGCCCCTGTTGACTGTGTgagcacagaggagaaaagaattgagttgctggagctaTTCAATTTCCACTGGCAGGATGGCCGCTACAGGGACATAATTGAAGTGAAGGAAAGGTATTCTGAGGAACAAAAAGCCTACTTTGCCACTCCTCCAGCTGAGAGATTCCAACTGTTAGGGCTGACACAAGAAGCCCAGAGAGGCACATTTCACTGA